In Desulfobacterales bacterium, the genomic stretch AAGATTTCTCGTCGCTATCGCTCCTCGAAATGACATGCGGAAGGAGCTCAGTTAATGACACTTACTCTATCCTCTTTTCAACGCCGTCAAAAGCTCCGTTAACGGCCGCGTGTTGAGCACATCGTTTTTGGTCAGCCACCCGCGGCGGGCCTCGGTGACGCCGTTTCGGATGTAATTGAGGTTGTCCGTGCTGTGGGCGTCGGTTGAAATAACGATTTTAACCCCCCGCCCGGCCGCTGTTTTGCAATAATTATGCGGCAGATCCAGCCGGTCGGGCTGACTGTTTAATTCAATGGTAATGCCGCGCTGCCGGGCGGCGTCAATAATGGCCTCAAGGTCGACATCCATTGGCTCCCGCCGGTTGATGAGCCGGGCGGTGGCATGGCCCAGGATTTGAAAATAGGGGTTGTCCATGGCCCGGATGATCCGCTCGGTCTGTTTGGGCCCGGCCAGCCGCTGCTGGTAATGCACCGAACCGATGACCACGTCAAGTTCCTTTAAAACCGCATCCGGCAGGTCAAGACGCCCGTCCGCCAGAATGTCCACCTCTATGCCTTTGAGGATCGTAATGCCGTCTGTTTTCTCATTGATTTTGTCGATTTCGGCCATGTGGTCCCGGAGCTGCTTTTCATTGAGCCCGCCGGCCATGGCCACCTGCCTGGAATGCTCGGTAACGGCAAAATATTCGTAGCCGCGTTTTACGGCTGCCTCGGCCATCTCGGAAATGGTGTTTCGGCCGTCGCTTCTGAGGGTGTGCAGATGCAGATCCCCGCGGATGTCTGCGACGGTGATCAAATCCGGCAGGGCACCGGCTTGGGCCGCCTCGATTTCGCCCATGTTTTCCCGGAGTTCGGGCTCGATATAGGAAAGCCCCACGGTTTCATACACGGCTTCTTCGGTCTCGCCGGCGATTCGCTCCTCATTTCTGTACACGCCGTATTCGTTTATTTTTAAATCCCTTTCAACGGCCAGCTTGCGCACGGCCACGTTATGGGCTTTGGAGCCGGTAAAGTAATGGAGCGCCGCGCCGTAGCTCACCTGCGGTACAATCCGCAGATCCACCTGCAGCCCGGAGCGCAGGTGCACCGAGCTTTTGGTCTGCCCGTGGGCGTCGATCCGGGCGACGTCTTCGAACTCCACGAACGCCTTCATGATGTCGTCTTCATGGCCCCGCTTGCAGGTTACCAGCATGTCAAGGTCCCCCACGGTCTCCCTGCCGCGGCGGAAACTGCCGGCAATGGTGACCTGCTTGGCGCCTGCCTGGTTTCTGATGTGCTCGGCCAGAGCGGCGGCCACGGGTTCCGCATCGCTGTACAGGATCCGCTTGCCGGCATCTTTTTTCAGCTTGCCGATGGAGTTTAAGATTTTTTCCTGGCTTTTTCTGCCAAAACCCTCAAGTTCGGCGATTTTACCGGTTTGGGCGGCGGTTTTGAGCTCCTCCACGGTGGAAACGCCAAGTTTATGGTAGATGGCCGCCACTTTTTTGGGGCCCAGGGCCGGA encodes the following:
- the polX gene encoding DNA polymerase/3'-5' exonuclease PolX, which codes for MSVQNKEIRDIFNQVADLMEVKGVNPFRVRAYREAARFIDGMSEQMHKLVQDEADLTRFRGIGKDLAEKIKEIVATGQLEDLQELKTELPPTLLDLLAIPALGPKKVAAIYHKLGVSTVEELKTAAQTGKIAELEGFGRKSQEKILNSIGKLKKDAGKRILYSDAEPVAAALAEHIRNQAGAKQVTIAGSFRRGRETVGDLDMLVTCKRGHEDDIMKAFVEFEDVARIDAHGQTKSSVHLRSGLQVDLRIVPQVSYGAALHYFTGSKAHNVAVRKLAVERDLKINEYGVYRNEERIAGETEEAVYETVGLSYIEPELRENMGEIEAAQAGALPDLITVADIRGDLHLHTLRSDGRNTISEMAEAAVKRGYEYFAVTEHSRQVAMAGGLNEKQLRDHMAEIDKINEKTDGITILKGIEVDILADGRLDLPDAVLKELDVVIGSVHYQQRLAGPKQTERIIRAMDNPYFQILGHATARLINRREPMDVDLEAIIDAARQRGITIELNSQPDRLDLPHNYCKTAAGRGVKIVISTDAHSTDNLNYIRNGVTEARRGWLTKNDVLNTRPLTELLTALKRG